Proteins found in one Planctomycetes bacterium MalM25 genomic segment:
- the fdhA gene encoding Glutathione-independent formaldehyde dehydrogenase, with the protein MSDNKGVAYVKPGVVEIQSIDDPKLEIEQNGKMRPCQHGVILKIVATNICGSDQHMVRGRTTAPEGIILGHEITGEVIECGRDVEFIKKGDICSVPFNIACGRCRCCKERDTGVCLNVNPARPGAAYGYVDMGGWIGGQARYVMVPYADWNLLAFPDRDAALAKIRDLTLLSDILPTGYHGAWTAGVTTGSTVYVAGAGPVGLACAYSCKILGASVVIVGDMIQSRLDQAASFGCETVNLAKHGNLAEQIEQILGVPEVDCAVDCVGFEARGHGGDADREQPATVLNSVMEVTRAAGGIGIPGLYVTGDPGGIDEDAKIGQLGIRIGLGWAKSHHFTTGQCPVMKYNRGLMMSILHDKAHPADACNVEVISLENAPKGYMDFDQGAAKKFVLDPHGMVPA; encoded by the coding sequence ATGTCCGACAACAAAGGCGTTGCCTACGTCAAGCCGGGCGTCGTTGAGATCCAGTCGATCGACGACCCCAAGCTCGAGATTGAGCAGAACGGCAAGATGCGTCCCTGCCAGCACGGGGTGATCTTGAAGATCGTCGCGACCAACATCTGCGGCAGCGACCAGCACATGGTCCGCGGTCGCACCACGGCGCCGGAGGGGATCATCCTCGGTCACGAGATCACTGGCGAGGTGATCGAGTGCGGCCGCGATGTCGAGTTCATCAAGAAGGGGGATATCTGCAGCGTCCCGTTCAACATCGCCTGCGGCCGCTGCCGTTGCTGCAAGGAACGCGACACGGGCGTCTGTCTGAACGTGAACCCGGCCCGCCCCGGCGCGGCGTACGGCTACGTCGACATGGGTGGCTGGATCGGCGGCCAGGCCCGCTACGTGATGGTCCCCTACGCCGACTGGAACTTGCTGGCCTTCCCGGACCGTGACGCGGCCCTGGCGAAGATCCGCGACCTGACGCTGCTGTCGGACATCCTGCCGACCGGCTACCACGGTGCCTGGACCGCGGGCGTGACGACCGGCAGCACGGTCTACGTCGCGGGCGCCGGCCCGGTCGGCTTGGCCTGTGCCTACAGCTGCAAGATCTTGGGCGCTTCGGTCGTGATCGTTGGCGACATGATCCAGTCGCGTCTGGACCAGGCCGCTTCGTTCGGTTGTGAGACGGTCAACCTCGCGAAGCACGGCAACCTGGCCGAGCAGATCGAGCAGATCCTCGGTGTGCCCGAGGTTGACTGTGCGGTCGACTGCGTCGGCTTCGAGGCCCGCGGCCACGGCGGCGACGCCGATCGCGAGCAGCCCGCCACGGTGCTCAACAGCGTGATGGAAGTTACGCGGGCGGCCGGCGGCATCGGCATCCCCGGCTTGTACGTCACGGGCGACCCGGGCGGCATCGACGAGGACGCCAAGATCGGCCAGCTCGGTATCCGCATCGGGCTTGGCTGGGCGAAGAGCCATCACTTCACGACCGGCCAGTGCCCGGTGATGAAGTACAACCGTGGCCTGATGATGTCGATCCTGCACGACAAGGCCCACCCGGCCGACGCGTGCAACGTCGAGGTCATCTCGCTCGAAAACGCCCCCAAGGGCTACATGGACTTCGACCAGGGCGCCGCGAAGAAGTTCGTGCTCGACCCGCACGGCATGGTCCCCGCCTGA